A genomic window from Deltaproteobacteria bacterium includes:
- a CDS encoding sugar transferase, translated as QMFFFLGINILFLYIWKRATVYIWEVKKQSPAFHRILLVGMDPESRRFARHIRNFPELGYKIVGFLGDEPEGSNGSNELPKIMGDVHEIEKIVRDHPVDEVIVFSVRKFWETMDLVTAVCEDMGIRLTIVPQWSNLRVSQISFMKLGGIPLLSFVSTPTDNWNVFIKRVMDFCLAFLTLILFSPLFIILAVLIKRDSKGPVFFIQKRCGLNGRVFSLIKFRSMVPEAEKMQDQLRDLNEMAGPVFKITQDPRVTRIGSWLRKTSLDELPQLINVLKGDLSLVGPRPPLPSEVALYKRWQRRRLSIKPGITCIWQISGRNNINFDEWMKLDLHYIDHWSLSLDLKILIRTIPAVLSGRGAR; from the coding sequence CCAGATGTTCTTTTTTTTGGGGATTAATATCCTGTTTCTTTATATCTGGAAAAGGGCGACGGTTTATATCTGGGAGGTTAAAAAACAGAGTCCTGCTTTTCATCGAATCCTCCTGGTGGGAATGGACCCGGAATCGAGAAGATTTGCCAGGCACATCAGAAACTTTCCTGAATTGGGCTATAAAATTGTTGGTTTTTTAGGTGATGAGCCGGAAGGATCGAACGGATCAAACGAACTCCCCAAAATAATGGGAGACGTCCATGAGATTGAAAAAATAGTCAGGGATCATCCGGTTGACGAAGTCATTGTTTTTTCCGTCCGGAAATTCTGGGAAACGATGGATTTGGTAACGGCCGTCTGTGAAGATATGGGGATTCGGCTGACCATCGTGCCCCAATGGTCGAACCTGAGGGTCTCTCAGATTTCTTTTATGAAACTGGGGGGCATTCCCCTGCTCAGCTTTGTCTCCACCCCCACCGATAACTGGAATGTCTTTATTAAGCGGGTCATGGATTTCTGTCTGGCCTTCCTGACTCTGATCCTTTTTTCCCCACTTTTTATTATCCTGGCTGTTTTAATCAAACGGGATTCCAAAGGCCCGGTCTTTTTTATCCAAAAAAGGTGCGGCCTCAACGGCCGGGTGTTTTCCCTTATCAAATTTCGTTCCATGGTCCCGGAGGCTGAAAAAATGCAGGACCAGTTGAGGGATTTGAATGAAATGGCCGGGCCGGTTTTTAAAATAACCCAGGACCCCCGGGTAACCCGGATCGGCTCCTGGCTTCGGAAAACCAGTCTGGATGAGTTGCCCCAATTGATCAATGTCCTGAAAGGAGACCTCAGTCTGGTAGGGCCGCGACCGCCCCTGCCCAGTGAGGTGGCCCTTTATAAACGGTGGCAACGGCGGCGCTTGAGCATCAAGCCGGGGATTACCTGTATTTGGCAGATCAGCGGCCGAAACAATATCAATTTTGACGAGTGGATGAAATTGGATTTACACTATATCGACCATTGGTCTTTATCCCTGGACCTGAAGATTCTAATCCGAACCATCCCGGCAGTGCTTTCCGGCCGCGGTGCAAGGTGA
- a CDS encoding tetratricopeptide repeat protein encodes MELKKTLKKIITLGKHTFYEEGIQLYNQGLFPEALEKFRKITASGNEETSLHYNLASFYSGLIHRNLGLLSLHKGDYPEAVAHYNMALEFNPTHYEIYNYLGIAYNNWKKYQKAMTAFTRVLEMAPDLLSLRFKVAIVLYNLKKYDEALEAIEQLVTLNPKFADLHYHLGVLYAHRRQFEEAQREFSVALDLNPQYIQANIQLALTLATQGRFDSAVQRLNTIIEQKPNYPDLYYNLGVIRAAKKDWKGAWDSIRKALELNPNYGNALFISGILSLRNNEYEAAEQAIQKALDFNLEETKRLLAKNLLEYVERRKKIKPSEENGALFSQVDPLQEEYLEAMLHVFPQHLSIVPDYLEILEKFGPKWDRPLLNTLTQLYEAEIGKTPRYADLYFQLGKVYEQIDAFDKAIMAFSKALEINPRFVKARTHLYQIYLKVEMQEKAKNELEILMTQGIQFPDLLVDLARIYLSEGQLDLALNTLHSAMDKNPGFETAVLLAAGVYEKKGAIDQALRILKDFTEKSGKISSEVALRISELKKNRMGDKD; translated from the coding sequence ATGGAACTTAAGAAAACCCTTAAGAAAATAATAACGTTGGGGAAGCATACCTTTTACGAAGAAGGGATTCAACTCTACAACCAGGGACTGTTCCCCGAGGCCCTGGAAAAATTCAGGAAAATTACCGCCTCCGGTAACGAGGAGACCAGCTTGCACTATAATCTGGCCTCCTTTTACAGCGGATTGATTCACCGGAATCTCGGCTTGTTGTCTTTGCATAAAGGGGATTATCCGGAAGCCGTTGCCCATTATAATATGGCCCTGGAATTTAATCCGACCCATTACGAGATTTATAATTATCTGGGAATTGCTTACAATAATTGGAAAAAATATCAAAAGGCCATGACCGCCTTTACCAGAGTCCTGGAAATGGCCCCAGACCTCCTTTCTTTGCGTTTCAAGGTGGCCATCGTTCTGTATAATTTAAAGAAATATGATGAGGCCCTGGAAGCGATAGAGCAACTGGTTACCTTGAATCCGAAATTTGCCGATCTTCATTATCATCTGGGAGTCCTTTACGCCCACCGGAGACAATTTGAAGAGGCCCAAAGAGAGTTTTCAGTCGCCCTTGATCTGAATCCCCAGTATATCCAAGCCAATATCCAGTTGGCCCTGACCCTCGCGACCCAGGGCCGTTTCGACTCAGCGGTTCAAAGATTAAATACGATTATTGAGCAAAAACCCAATTATCCTGACCTGTATTATAACCTCGGCGTAATCCGAGCGGCCAAAAAAGATTGGAAAGGGGCCTGGGACAGTATTCGGAAGGCCCTGGAACTAAACCCGAATTATGGTAATGCCCTTTTTATATCAGGGATTTTATCCTTAAGAAACAATGAATATGAGGCGGCGGAACAGGCCATTCAAAAGGCCCTGGATTTCAATCTGGAAGAAACGAAGCGATTGTTGGCTAAGAATTTATTGGAGTACGTGGAAAGAAGAAAGAAAATAAAACCTTCGGAGGAAAATGGAGCCCTCTTTTCCCAAGTCGATCCTCTTCAGGAAGAATATCTGGAGGCCATGTTACATGTTTTTCCCCAACATCTATCGATCGTACCGGATTATCTTGAAATACTGGAGAAGTTCGGGCCCAAATGGGATCGTCCTTTATTGAATACCCTGACTCAACTCTATGAAGCGGAGATCGGCAAAACACCTCGTTATGCCGATCTCTATTTTCAATTGGGGAAGGTTTATGAACAGATAGATGCTTTTGATAAGGCGATCATGGCCTTTTCTAAGGCCCTGGAAATCAATCCCCGTTTTGTGAAGGCCCGGACCCATCTGTATCAGATTTATTTAAAGGTTGAAATGCAGGAGAAGGCCAAAAATGAATTAGAAATCTTAATGACCCAGGGCATCCAATTCCCGGATCTACTGGTCGATCTGGCCAGGATTTATCTCAGTGAAGGCCAATTGGATTTGGCTTTGAACACTCTTCATTCTGCTATGGATAAAAATCCGGGGTTTGAAACGGCCGTACTCCTGGCCGCCGGCGTTTATGAAAAAAAGGGTGCTATTGACCAGGCCTTAAGAATATTAAAGGATTTTACTGAAAAAAGTGGTAAAATTTCCAGCGAAGTGGCGCTGAGAATCTCAGAATTGAAAAAGAACCGGATGGGAGATAAAGATTGA